The following are from one region of the Stanieria cyanosphaera PCC 7437 genome:
- a CDS encoding mersacidin/lichenicidin family type 2 lantibiotic: protein MDIIRAWKDEDYYSNLNQEELRLLPENPAGIIELSDEQMEGVSGGGLQDNSFAACNINVNFNFNISVGEKATCNINSNNASVCISNIGGSC, encoded by the coding sequence ATGGATATTATTCGTGCGTGGAAAGATGAAGATTATTACAGCAATCTCAATCAAGAAGAACTAAGACTATTACCTGAAAACCCAGCAGGAATTATTGAACTATCTGATGAACAGATGGAAGGCGTTAGCGGTGGTGGTTTGCAAGATAATAGCTTTGCTGCTTGTAATATAAACGTCAACTTCAACTTTAATATCAGTGTTGGTGAAAAAGCAACTTGCAACATTAATTCTAATAATGCTTCCGTTTGCATCAGTAACATTGGCGGTTCCTGTTAA
- a CDS encoding mersacidin/lichenicidin family type 2 lantibiotic, which translates to MSNSDIIRAWKDEDYSSSLSEEQRSQLPDNPIGIVELSDEDMEIVAGGAVNINSFGACNLNSQAAIVCLSASGFGATC; encoded by the coding sequence ATGTCAAATAGCGATATTATCCGTGCATGGAAAGACGAAGACTATTCTAGCAGCCTAAGTGAAGAGCAACGTTCCCAGTTACCTGACAACCCAATCGGTATTGTTGAGTTATCTGATGAAGATATGGAAATTGTTGCAGGTGGTGCTGTGAATATTAATTCATTTGGTGCCTGTAATCTCAATTCCCAAGCTGCTATTGTCTGTCTCAGTGCATCAGGATTTGGTGCAACTTGCTAA